One Punica granatum isolate Tunisia-2019 chromosome 3, ASM765513v2, whole genome shotgun sequence genomic window carries:
- the LOC116199829 gene encoding uncharacterized protein LOC116199829 encodes MATLAPGILLKLINGMNTGVKPTGEHRSSLLQVTDIVPADLDEKNLFPEHGFYIKVSDSSHSIYATLPSDQDDFILSNKMQLGQFIYVERLEPGSPVPVMKGAKPLPGRHPLVGTPEPLMGLREKGEKIDPRSVSKMSASKRGSWGTGPGGGVGDAINSNNWGSSPMGLKLVPLDFDQCTPIKGRPTSVRNPSVSPMIRSRPLKDMSSGSAVRCSYGGGLLAKMVDVKGESPLLRKSCATPLSSKFPRSRSVCDRDSRIVSGSLKSADKKSATPPPRLRNARAPCPLNMDGDSQNASKPKMDLNSQSRSSDPMPDESTTMSMNLPGKLSMLCKEAVQQRETAQKVALQALREASAMENIVRSLKMFSSLSKSARVDAPASCFGRFLEFHQQIVQAVIDMVSIQAATQNTNLQDKEQPEQEPKILQEIAHNSINQSRNPELSSLKRRNPLYKSVASIPERVENSGRTLRSSSNNLKTASEWKGTSLSLLTTKAPLNTIGENDENRNPPQSPCSLGNTIKLGKQIEAEAGRWFMDFLEKALEAGFKKSKGASNDGDPKNAVPQSLILKVINWVEVEQCDNSKQQTVHPKATQIARKLRIKMKNP; translated from the exons ATGGCGACTTTGGCGCCCGGAATTCTACTGAAGCTCATCAATGGGATGAACACCGGGGTCAAGCCCACCGGCGAGCACCGGAGCTCGCTGCTGCAGGTGACTGACATCGTCCCTGCGGACCTCGACGAGAAGAATCTCTTCCCGGAGCACGGGTTCTACATCAAGGTTTCCGATTCTTCCCACTCGATCTACGCGACACTCCCCTCGGACCAGGACGACTTCATCCTCAGCAACAAGATGCAGCTCGGTCAGTTCATTTACGTGGAGAGGTTGGAGCCTGGGTCACCCGTACCGGTCATGAAGGGCGCGAAGCCACTCCCGGGTCGGCATCCACTGGTCGGCACTCCGGAACCACTAATGGGCCTTCGAGAGAAGGGCGAGAAAATCGACCCAAGATCGGTGTCGAAGATGTCTGCTTCAAAGAGAGGGTCTTGGGGCACAGGTCCTGGGGGTGGAGTAGGAGATGCTATTAATAGTAATAATTGGGGCTCCTCCCCGATGGGCTTAAAGCTGGTTCCTTTGGACTTTGATCAGTGCACTCCGATAAAGGGCCGGCCTACTTCAGTGAGGAACCCTTCGGTCTCGCCAATGATTCGGTCTAGACCACTGAAGGACATGAGCTCGGGTTCAGCTGTTCGGTGTTCTTACGGAGGAGGGCTCTTGGCAAAGATGGTGGATGTGAAGGGGGAGAGCCCTTTGCTCAGAAAGAGCTGTGCAACACCATTATCATCGAAATTTCCGAGGAGCAGGAGTGTGTGTGATAGAGATTCGAGGATTGTCTCAGGTTCCTTAAAGTCAGCT GACAAAAAGAGCGCAACCCCACCCCCGAGATTAAGGAATGCAAGAGCCCCATGCCCGTTAAATATGGATGGAGATTCTCAGAATGCCTCAAAGCCAAAAATGGATTTGAATTCGCAGTCTAGGTCTTCTGATCCAATGCCTGATGAAAGTACCACTATGTCCATGAATTTGCCTGGAAAGCTTAGCATGCTGTGCAAG GAAGCGGTGCAGCAGCGAGAAACGGCTCAGAAGGTCGCCCTTCAAGCTCTTAGAGAAGCTTCTGCCATGGAAAATATAGTTCGGTCACTCAA GATGTTTTCTAGTCTAAGCAAATCTGCTCGAGTGGATGCTCCAGCTTCGTGTTTCGGTAGGTTCCTGGAATTCCATCAGCAGATTGTGCAGGCGGTGATTGATATGGTTTCAATTCAGGCTGCAACTCAGAACACGAACCTTCAAGATAAAGAACAGCCCGAACAGGAGCCAAAGATCTTACAAGAGATAGCACACAACTCGATCAACCAATCCCGGAACCCCGAGCTAAGTTCCTTGAAAAGACGAAATCCTCTGTACAAATCAGTTGCATCAATTCCTGAAAGGGTCGAGAATAGCGGAAGAACTCTGAGATCATCCTCCAATAACCTGAAGACAGCTTCAGAATGGAAGGGGACGTCACTCTCACTTCTCACTACAAAAGCACCACTCAATACTATTGGGGAGAACGACGAGAACAGGAATCCACCTCAATCTCCTTGCAGCCTGGGCAACACGATCAAGCTGGGAAAGCAGATCGAGGCTGAGGCAGGAAGGTGGTTCATGGATTTTCTAGAGAAGGCACTGGAAGCGGGCTTCAAGAAATCGAAGGGAGCGAGCAATGACGGGGATCCTAAGAATGCCGTCCCGCAGTCGCTCATTCTCAAGGTGATCAACTGGGTAGAAGTGGAACAATGCGATAACAGTAAGCAGCAGACCGTTCACCCCAAGGCGACACAGATCGCCCGGAAATTGCGAATAAAGATGAAGAATCCTTGA
- the LOC116199856 gene encoding uncharacterized protein LOC116199856, which produces MEMGCVWMRRVSSGNALSALLVKPPYSVSSPSLLSFLHLKSPPISSVGFSPPSRLPLSTAACSSSAALVPDDEDSFSSSSPRLGSYGKSGIPVKRSKVLLKEMRYVELEKWVQMQGFRPSQAMMLWKRLYGNHIWAHCVDELEGLNKDFKRMLAEYAEFKALSLKGIRTAADGTKKILFSLEDGLVIETVIIPCDRGRNTVCVSSQVGCAMNCQFCYTGRMGLTRHLTAAEIVEQAVFARRLFSEEVGPISNVVFMGMGEPLHNVENVIQAAHIMVHEQGLHFSPRKVTVSTSGLVPQLKRFLHESNCALAVSLNATTDEVRNWIMPINRKYKLDLLLQTLREELHRKKNYKVLFEYVMLAGVNDSIEDAKRLIDLVQGIPCKINLISFNPHSGSQFRPTPEEKIIEFRNILAEGGCTVFLRLSRGDDQMAACGQLGKPGPLQAPLLRVPQEFQMALNAPA; this is translated from the exons ATGGAGATGGGTTGTGTGTGGATGAGAAGAGTGAGCTCCGGCAACGCCCTCTCTGCGCTCCTAGTGAAGCCTCCATACTCAGTCTCGTCCCCTTCTCTCCTCTCCTTCCTCCATCTCAAATCCCCGCCGATTTCCTCCGTCGGCTTCTCCCCTCCCAGCCGCCTCCCGCTCTCCACCGCCGCATGCTCTTCCTCGGCCGCCCTCGTTCCCGACGACGAAGACAGCTTCTCATCTTCCTCCCCTC GACTCGGAAGCTACGGGAAGAGTGGAATCCCTGTGAAGCGCTCGAAGGTGTTGCTGAAAGAGATGAGATACGTCGAGCTTGAG AAATGGGTTCAAATGCAAGGATTTAGGCCTTCTCAGGCAATGATGCTATGGAAACGCTTGTATGGAAACCATATTTGGGCACATTGCGTCGATGAGTTAGAAG GTTTGAATAAAGATTTTAAGAGAATGTTAGCCGAGTATGCCGAATTTAAGGCATTGTCTTTGAAAGGGATTCGAACAGCAGCCGATGGGACTAAAAAG ATACTGTTCTCGCTGGAAGATGGTCTAGTGATTGAGACTGTTATTATACCTTGTGATAGAGGCCGGAACACTGTTTGCGTGTCTAGTCAAGTTGGATGTGCCATGAATTGCCAGTTTTGCTACACCGGAAG GATGGGTTTAACGAGACACCTCACTGCAGCTGAAATAGTAGAGCAGGCAGTATTTGCCCGACGCCTCTTCTCGGAGGAAGTTGGTCCCATTTCCAATGTTGTCTTCATG GGAATGGGAGAGCCCCTACACAATGTTGAAAATGTAATACAAGCTGCTCATATAATGGTGCATGAGCAAGGCCTTCATTTCAGTCCCCGCAAGGTCACTGTCTCAACTAGCGGGCTCGTTCCCCAGCTGAAGCGCTTTCTTCACGAATCCAATTGTGCTTTGGCTGTCAGTCTAAATGCCACGACTGATGAG GTTAGAAATTGGATAATGCCAATAAACAGGAAGTACAAGTTAGATTTGCTCCTTCAGACCTTGAGGGAAGAACTTCATCGCAAGAAGAACTACAAAGTCTTATTCGAATACGTCATGCTTGCTGGAGTAAATGATAG CATTGAGGACGCAAAAAGGCTAATTGATCTAGTCCAGGGCATTCCATGCAAGATCAATCTCATTTCTTTCAACCCTCACAGCGGATCCCAGTTCCGGCCCACCCCCGAAGAGAAGATAATCGAGTTCCGTAACATATTGGCAGAAGGTGGCTGCACAGTCTTCTTGCGGCTCAGCAGAGGCGACGATCAAATGGCTGCCTGCGGACAGCTTGGCAAACCAGGGCCCTTGCAGGCTCCTCTTCTCCGCGTCCCTCAGGAGTTTCAAATGGCTCTGAACGCACCAGCTTAA
- the LOC116199832 gene encoding pre-mRNA-processing factor 17 isoform X1: MDLLRSYADGNDDELDAAGEQKPQNPTSPSPDSSPPRLLPAKSAAPKVDDTMLALTAAAQAHQTLNRPIDPTQRAIVFNPTYDQLWAPIYGPSHPYARDGIAQGMRNHKLGFVEDAAIDSFIFDEQYNTFQRYGYAADPSASVGYNYVGDLEALKQNDGISVYNLPHQEQKRRRVDSKKETEQDEGGEEVDHAEVENPATDTWLAKNKKSPWAGKKEGLQEELTEEQKKYAEEYAKKKGEERAGPSEKGEVVADKSTFHGKEERDYQGRSWIAPPKDVKASNDHCYIPKRLVHTWSGHTKGVSAIRFFPKHGHLILSAGMDTKVKIWDVFNSGKCMRTYMGHSKAVRDISFCNDGTKFLTAGYDKNIKYWDTETGKVISTFSTGKIPYVVKLNPDDDKQNILLAGMSDKKIVQWDMNTGQITQEYDQHLGAVNTITFVDDNRRFVTSSDDKSLRVWEFGIPVVIKYISEPHMHSMPSIALHPNTNWLAAQSLDNQILIYSTRERFQLNKKKRFAGHIAAGYACQVNFSPDGRFVMSGDGEGRCWFWDWKSCKVFRTLKCHEGVCIGCEWHPLEQSKVATCGWDGLIKYWD; the protein is encoded by the exons ATGGATCTCCTCCGGTCCTACGCCGACGGGAACGACGATGAATTAGATGCTGCGGGAGAGCAGAAGCCCCAAAACCCTACGTCTCCTTCCCCGGATTCATCCCCACCGCGACTCCTCCCTGCCAAATCCGCCGCCCCGAAGGTCGACGACACGATGCTGGCCCTCACGGCGGCTGCCCAAGCTCACCAGACCCTGAACCGGCCAATCGACCCGACCCAGCGCGCCATCGTCTTCAACCCGACCTACGACCAGCTGTGGGCCCCGATCTATGGCCCCTCCCACCCCTACGCCAGGGACGGGATCGCCCAGGGCATGCGCAATCACAAGCTCGGCTTCGTGGAGGATGCCGCCATCGACTCCTTCATCTTTGACGAGCAGTATAATACTTTCCAGAGATACGGCTACGCAGCTGATCCCTCGGCTTCAGTGGGTTACAACTACGTCGGAGATTTGGAAGCTCTGAAGCAGAACGACGGCATTTCGGTGTACAACCTCCCCCATCAGGAGCAAAAACGGCGGAGGGTTGATTCGAAGAAGGAAACAGAGCAGGACGAGGGTGGCGAGGAGGTCGACCATGCAGAGGTCGAGAACCCGGCGACTGACACTTGGCTGGCGAAGAACAAGAAGTCCCCTTGGGCGGGCAAGAAGGAGGGCTTGCAAGAGGAGTTGACAGAGGAGCAGAAGAAGTATGCAGAGGAGTATGCTAAGAAGAAGGGTGAAGAGCGTGCCGGGCCCTCAGAGAAGGGCGAGGTTGTTGCTGACAAGAGTACTTTCCATGGTAAGGAGGAGCGGGATTACCAGGGCCGGTCCTGGATTGCTCCGCCGAAGGATGTCAAGGCTAGCAATGATCACTGTTATATTCCAAAGAGGTTGGTCCATACCTGGAGTGGGCACACAAAGGGTGTTTCTGCTATTAGGTTCTTCCCGAAGCACGGTCATTTGATCCTCTCTGCTGGGATGGACACTAAGGTGAAGATCTGGGATGTGTTCAATTCGGGTAAGTGTATGCGGACTTATATGGGCCACTCCAAGGCTGTTCGGGATATCTCATTCTGCAATGATGGGACCAAGTTCTTGACTGCCGGGTATGACAAGAACATCAAGTATTGGGACACCGAGACTGGGAAGGTTATATCCACTTTCTCTACCGGGAAGATTCCTTATGTAGTCAAGCTTAACCCGGATGATGATAAGCAGAATATTTTGTTGGCGGGCATGAGTGATAAAAAGATTGTCCAGTGGGATATGAACACGGGGCAGATTACCCAAGAGTACGATCAGCATCTAGGAGCAGTGAATACGATCACATTTGTCGATGACAACAGGAGGTTTGTTACCTCGAGCGATGACAAGTCCCTTCGTGTGTGGGAGTTTGGGATTCCTGTGGTCATTAAGTACATTAGCGAGCCCCACATGCACTCTATGCCTTCCATTGCTCTTCACCCCAACACAAACTGGCTCGCGGCACAAAGTTTGGATAATCAGATTCTTATATACAGTACGAGGGAGAGATTTCAGCTCAACAAAAAGAAGAGGTTCGCGGGGCACATTGCGGCTGGGTATGCTTGTCAGGTTAATTTCTCTCCCGATGGGCGATTTGTTATGTCGGGAGATGGCGAGGGTCGGTGCTGGTTCTGGGATTGGAAGAGTTGCAAAGTGTTCAGGACTTTGAAGTGTCATGAGGGAGTGTGCATTGGGTGTGAGTGGCATCCACTGGAGCAGAGTAAAGTGGCAACTTGTGGCTGGGATGGCTTAATTAAGTACTG GGATTAG
- the LOC116199832 gene encoding pre-mRNA-processing factor 17 isoform X2 — protein sequence MDLLRSYADGNDDELDAAGEQKPQNPTSPSPDSSPPRLLPAKSAAPKVDDTMLALTAAAQAHQTLNRPIDPTQRAIVFNPTYDQLWAPIYGPSHPYARDGIAQGMRNHKLGFVEDAAIDSFIFDEQYNTFQRYGYAADPSASVGYNYVGDLEALKQNDGISVYNLPHQEQKRRRVDSKKETEQDEGGEEVDHAEVENPATDTWLAKNKKSPWAGKKEGLQEELTEEQKKYAEEYAKKKGEERAGPSEKGEVVADKSTFHGKEERDYQGRSWIAPPKDVKASNDHCYIPKRLVHTWSGHTKGVSAIRFFPKHGHLILSAGMDTKVKIWDVFNSGKCMRTYMGHSKAVRDISFCNDGTKFLTAGYDKNIKYWDTETGKVISTFSTGKIPYVVKLNPDDDKQNILLAGMSDKKIVQWDMNTGQITQEYDQHLGAVNTITFVDDNRRFVTSSDDKSLRVWEFGIPVVIKYISEPHMHSMPSIALHPNTNWLAAQSLDNQILIYSTRERFQLNKKKRFAGHIAAGYACQVNFSPDGRFVMSGDGEGRCWFWDWKSCKVFRTLKCHEGVCIGCEWHPLEQSKVATCGWDGLIKYW from the coding sequence ATGGATCTCCTCCGGTCCTACGCCGACGGGAACGACGATGAATTAGATGCTGCGGGAGAGCAGAAGCCCCAAAACCCTACGTCTCCTTCCCCGGATTCATCCCCACCGCGACTCCTCCCTGCCAAATCCGCCGCCCCGAAGGTCGACGACACGATGCTGGCCCTCACGGCGGCTGCCCAAGCTCACCAGACCCTGAACCGGCCAATCGACCCGACCCAGCGCGCCATCGTCTTCAACCCGACCTACGACCAGCTGTGGGCCCCGATCTATGGCCCCTCCCACCCCTACGCCAGGGACGGGATCGCCCAGGGCATGCGCAATCACAAGCTCGGCTTCGTGGAGGATGCCGCCATCGACTCCTTCATCTTTGACGAGCAGTATAATACTTTCCAGAGATACGGCTACGCAGCTGATCCCTCGGCTTCAGTGGGTTACAACTACGTCGGAGATTTGGAAGCTCTGAAGCAGAACGACGGCATTTCGGTGTACAACCTCCCCCATCAGGAGCAAAAACGGCGGAGGGTTGATTCGAAGAAGGAAACAGAGCAGGACGAGGGTGGCGAGGAGGTCGACCATGCAGAGGTCGAGAACCCGGCGACTGACACTTGGCTGGCGAAGAACAAGAAGTCCCCTTGGGCGGGCAAGAAGGAGGGCTTGCAAGAGGAGTTGACAGAGGAGCAGAAGAAGTATGCAGAGGAGTATGCTAAGAAGAAGGGTGAAGAGCGTGCCGGGCCCTCAGAGAAGGGCGAGGTTGTTGCTGACAAGAGTACTTTCCATGGTAAGGAGGAGCGGGATTACCAGGGCCGGTCCTGGATTGCTCCGCCGAAGGATGTCAAGGCTAGCAATGATCACTGTTATATTCCAAAGAGGTTGGTCCATACCTGGAGTGGGCACACAAAGGGTGTTTCTGCTATTAGGTTCTTCCCGAAGCACGGTCATTTGATCCTCTCTGCTGGGATGGACACTAAGGTGAAGATCTGGGATGTGTTCAATTCGGGTAAGTGTATGCGGACTTATATGGGCCACTCCAAGGCTGTTCGGGATATCTCATTCTGCAATGATGGGACCAAGTTCTTGACTGCCGGGTATGACAAGAACATCAAGTATTGGGACACCGAGACTGGGAAGGTTATATCCACTTTCTCTACCGGGAAGATTCCTTATGTAGTCAAGCTTAACCCGGATGATGATAAGCAGAATATTTTGTTGGCGGGCATGAGTGATAAAAAGATTGTCCAGTGGGATATGAACACGGGGCAGATTACCCAAGAGTACGATCAGCATCTAGGAGCAGTGAATACGATCACATTTGTCGATGACAACAGGAGGTTTGTTACCTCGAGCGATGACAAGTCCCTTCGTGTGTGGGAGTTTGGGATTCCTGTGGTCATTAAGTACATTAGCGAGCCCCACATGCACTCTATGCCTTCCATTGCTCTTCACCCCAACACAAACTGGCTCGCGGCACAAAGTTTGGATAATCAGATTCTTATATACAGTACGAGGGAGAGATTTCAGCTCAACAAAAAGAAGAGGTTCGCGGGGCACATTGCGGCTGGGTATGCTTGTCAGGTTAATTTCTCTCCCGATGGGCGATTTGTTATGTCGGGAGATGGCGAGGGTCGGTGCTGGTTCTGGGATTGGAAGAGTTGCAAAGTGTTCAGGACTTTGAAGTGTCATGAGGGAGTGTGCATTGGGTGTGAGTGGCATCCACTGGAGCAGAGTAAAGTGGCAACTTGTGGCTGGGATGGCTTAATTAAGTACTGGTAA